The following DNA comes from Ricinus communis isolate WT05 ecotype wild-type chromosome 10, ASM1957865v1, whole genome shotgun sequence.
ATAATATTATGGGCAAGTGAGTAATATGAGAGCTATagtattaatttcaattttaggaatttttatcatttgacTATACACTCCCACAAatccattttctttaattcaatcTATGCATTAAAATTGCTGCAAATTccaaaagataaataaattttaacaatatcaatataataggTCTTGTATACAGTATAGCACAAAACAACCATCCAAAATTACAAATCTGATAATACCACATTTACAACATTAGCAATACTTGATATTTGTGAGGTCCGCCATTTGTGATGGAAGTTGCATAGGATCAATCCTGGATTTCATCAACTCCTGAcccttatttaaattattagatgaTGATACCAAATCCAGTAAATCAAGCATTTCATCATCAGAAATAACTTCAATCTGCAAGTTAATATAACAAACTTTAACATTTCAACGAAAAGAGATGTGTATTTAAAacattttagaaagaaaataagtatTGATAAGCTCCAGTATTTTCATCTCTATCCAAATTTAACTCAGGTTTAGATTTTTAGAAATCACACTTCATTAATAAAAGAGGAATGTGAGAAGttcaaatatttcaacaatCAAACAAAGCAGTtctctaatatatatataaacattattcacactataaaaccctaaaatcctAAGCATGTCATAAGCTAAACAGGTATTCAAGTAGTTAAAAAGTGAAAACACACAAGGGCGAGTTTGCTGTAGTGGATCTTCAAGGAATACATTCCTGAAATCAAAAGTTTTCATTGACACAATCTTTTGGACAGAATTATTGCTACCGCAGTTAAATTTCTACCGCAGTTAATTTTCTACCGCAGTTAAAGATCAAATCCTCATATATTAGTAGGCCGGTCAAATTAACTGCggtagaaatttaaaaagaatctaAATTTTAGCCAAGCTTATCCTATATGTGGTGAAAGAACTGTGGCCAAAGGGCGAGTTTGCTGTAGTGGATCTTCAAGGAATACATTCCTGAAATCAAAAGTTTTCATTGACACAATCTTTTGGACAGAATTATTGCTCTAGATATAGGTATTGGCACAACCTGGAAGCTATTTCATTCAGATTGAAgcttttattgtatttatacTGGATAGAGTTGTTGTGTTCTAGGCATCAAATTCTTGTTTTTGCTTTAGATCAGCTAATAGAAAGGCAGGCTGGATAGCAAATATTATTCTTAGAGATCTTATCTCTGTCTTTTCAGTTGCTACCCCTCCTTAGTCTTTATATGCTCTTATGAAGGATGATCTTCTAAAGAATCTTTACTCAGATtaagaataaactaaaataggaCCAAATCTTCTTCGCCAGCCAAAGTTCAATACTTATGAGTGGAACATAGACAGAAAATCTGAATACAAAGATAAGAGTATTGTCGGGCTCCTAATAACTGAATTTTCAAGACAAGTGTGGGATTATTTATATGGCTCGATTAGATATGTATCAATgagaaatttttaatcttttttaagTCATTATACAAGGGCAATATCGTATTTTTATgcaaatagtaaaatattttgcTTAATATTTCCTTTGTTGGAAATATAGAGTTTATAATAcgaatttcatatttaaaatttgaattttaatgtctttctttgttaatttgaTTACATTTCCAAGACCTTTTAATTGTAAtgaaaattgattatattttatttattatactctaaaatgataattataaaaatttaatagtaaaCTATCAACTTTTAATAGTATCTAATAAAGtccaaacattaaaatataaataatcaaataatatatttaaataaataaatattaataaaatcatgtcctataataaatataaaatatataaattgtcaaaaaatatattataagtactaaattaaaaaaaaaattatttttatttcaaatacaagttctaataattttaaacacAAGTTAGTTCAATTTTTGGTGCTAAAAGTCgatattattctttaataatttttgacaaatacatatatataaaatcggTGAACCGGATTTCAGACAAAACCGTTTCAACcacaaattcaattttttaacaGAATCATATCAAACTGACTACTAATTTCTGGTTAAACCGGCCGGTTCAATCCGACTTTTAAAACATTGCttatacaataataaattattaaaaaaataataaataaaggtaaatcttttattttttggtgtTTGGCTTTTGTTATACTTAGTTGTTTGGCTTTGAATGTAAGATAGCCTCATGAACAATTTTTATCATTAGTCAATCTTGAAAATATATACTAGCATTTGGTCGGACCGGTTTGAACCGATCTAACCAACCGTTCGACCAGTTAAACTGATCGAACCAATAAATAACACTTAGATCGGTTCACTCTTTGGTCTAGTTTTTAAAACAATGTGTCTAAGACttataatgaagaaatttaaGTTTGTTGTTCATCCTTTTTCAtgcttttatattaatatataagttaaaataattgattaacaTAGAATTttctgcaaaagaaaatatattttacccCTTTGGTTGATTATTGAAATATAAGAGAAGTCGTTCAATCTTGTATCAAGACTCGCAAATTTTTGAatcttttgatatatttgattaattagaTGTAATAGTGTGCCTTTTGCATTGTCGAtcattttcttaagaaaaaatttatcaattaaattagaattggTGTACAATAAGTCTTGATATAGATCATGTGGTAATAGTACTATTGACATATAAGTTAATAACttataagatttaattaaataattcaaagtaagtgtaattaatttaagttctatttaatctaaatttgtcaattaatagtaaaataactCAAAGTTAATGTGGACGATGTTGCAGCCctattgagtttaattttattcaaagttcaattaattaaaagtaagTCTTAGATGATACATATTAGcactatttatataatttcaattaaattaaaataagtcGAGTAAATTATCAagacttaatatttatgaaagtaGTTCTgttccaaaaagaaaaaatgaaccGATCAAAAtctatgattaaattattatagaacATGATCAAGAAAGTCTTTAAAAGTATACTACttgaagaaaaaattgataaattgatCAAAACCTAAGAGTAAATTATCATATAACAAGAATTAACATTTATGAAAATAGTTTAACAATTCCATAAATAtgaagaattaattaaaacctaagaatatattaatatagaatATAATCTATCATTTTTGAAACTAGGCCAATTGCATAAGAGTATTGAATTGATCGAAACTTAAGAGCAAATTATCATATAACATGAACTGACACTTTTAAAAGTAggtcaattaaataaaaaaaataatgaattgatTAAGATCTAAGATTAGATTTGTATAGGACATGATATAACTCTTTGAAAATAggtcaattaaataataaacgATGAATTATCAAaacttaaaagtaaaatttttatagaaCAATGATCTACaacttttgaaaataaatcaattcaaaaaaaaagtgaTGAAACTACGAGTAAGTTATAGTAAGACGTGATATAGCATTTTCAAAACTAGTTTTattgaatcaaaattcaattaattaagacAATCACATATAATCTACTAtaatcaatccaaaaagattaaatttgcCTTGCATAATTTGATggttcttaattttcttaatatatcaaatatcaattggataactcaaaaaaaaatttctaatcaatataaattcatTGTACATCACTAGtggaaagaaatttaaaaacacCCATGTATAACATTTGATTTATACTATAGGTTATCATTTCATTCgtaataaatttcataattcatGATCTAGGCAccatgtatatattttattatataaaacttGATTAAGAATTTTACTAAATGATTAGAGCTGGTTCCTATTTTATTGAACTTGCATTATTAGTAACAATAGTAAAAATGTGTTGGTGGCTGAAATTTCTCGTTTAATGTGACAACTAAATATTCTGCTtcattcaaaaagaaattaattagtgaAGAAAGTATAAGTTtctatttacttatattttagaaCCAATATATGAGAAGGgcataaatatcttttaacttACAAATAACACCATTAATTACTCTATTAATTGATTTGATCTTAACAAATTGAGCCACAAGCGTGGCTTAACCTCATCTGGGCTATATGCTAACTCAAGGATAAATAATGGCTATGTTCAGGCCAAAAGCGGGGtcaaaaaaaagattaagtgAGAGATTATTTCAGATCTATAAATGGATGTCATCATTTTCCTCAAAACTTGAAGAGTTAGAAATCAATAAGAGATCAGAtttgttttctaaatttttctttttatcgtcctttattcatttgtttatttatttacttaaatgattttatctttttaatagaatgaactaataatttttatattgattcaATTCCTATTTTTATAACTGATGAATTATAATCAcgtaaaagaaatttaactaaaaaattcattagaaactaaaatttaaaattaatatcaaaatatattattaaaattaaaaagattaaaaattatactaagCATCTGTTATTTGAAATAGTTGAAGTTTATATTCTTTAAGATAAATAAGAAGAGAGTAATAATCAGAAGGCTGGTGCTACCGAATTTATGGTTCTGTACGCCGAAGGGAGAAACGACAAATGTAGCCAAATACACAGAAAAAGAAGTTGCTGCATTTAAAAACTAGAAGTTATTGGGTTTTTTCTGGCATTGTGAATGCAGTCAGGTTTATAGCTGGAGCCCAATTAATAAGAGTAACTGTGTCAATGCAATTTCCAATCAATCATCGGGAGTAGGACACTGTCATTATCATTCAACCGGAGCTCTCACCCTCACCTtaaatgcttttttttttcaagccATCTTATGCCCTTACTCCACAACAATATTGATTTCCAATTAAAGTCACTCTCTCTTcttcgattttatttttctttctcttttcccaATAGATTATGTATTACTGCATGTTAATATCATCTTTCAACtataatatcttttagaaAATACTTCTGACTTGGAGACGGTACAAATGCATGTATGACTGCATTCATGCGGCATCGTTTATCTATTGATTagatattagaatataaaaattgtcATAATGTCAAGAATAATCTCTTAGCTTGATTTAAGTccatagtttttatttttgatattcataaattttgcatttcatatgcttttcgttctttttttttctttttccaatagACCACTCATTGTTATATGGAGTTACGCTGAGATGAAAAAGAGATAAGTAGATGGACATAATTAAGCATATAAagatagatttaatttaagaCATAATTAATAGGACCCAATAAGGACGAGACAGTAAAGAGTAAGAACAGGTAAAACTACAAACGACACTAAGGACAAGAAGGAAAGACTCGCTAAAGTGGAGACTACTCCATCTTATCATCTGGAGTGCCAATAGCTACAAGCactctttttattcttctcaTTCTTCACGCTACCCTACCTCTATCTCTTTCTCACTTGATGCTGCAATGGAGGAACAACATAATATCATTAAATCTTTGTTTTGAAGATTAGGAACAAAATTTAGAATGAGATTTCGCTCAGTGCTTCGGACATTGCCTCCAAAGTTGTGAGTTTGCAAGTTGAAAGCCTGTACATGCAATATACacagagaaaaaggaaaagagcaTGTAAGGATATATTTACCTTTGGCAGTTGGTGGAGAGGCTGATCTTGTAAGGAATGTTAACATTGCAATTGCCAGGGAGAGATTCAGCCAACTTAGGCTGGAGCCCAGGAATGCCATTGGCAGCACTTTTCAAGCACTGGCACGCTGTTTGACGGTCAGCTGTGGTTTTAGCAGCGCTGTTGATGCCCCTCACTCCATTGCAGCATGCAGCTGATGGCGCCGTTCCTCCTGCACCCTTTAGGTAGTTTAGGCATGGACCCAGGCTGCTTGCCACTTGACCACATGTTATGGCCTGGGTAGTCATTGGTGCAACCACCAtgcaaagaagaagaaggctAACCAACTTGAGACCTGCCATTACGATGACTAAGTTAAGCTCAAAGAAAATAGGCTTCTTGTTTTTGCTACAAGGAAAGGAGATGTATCAAAGTTTGAGTGATTTTGAAGAGCTGGAGGATTGGTGTTTATATAGAAGAAAAAGGGACTGTATGAACGGAACGTGGCAAGGTGGacagagaaaaaaagagtGGGTTTTTGGTGGGTGTTGGCCCCCCAATTTAATGCATGGCGCGCTTGCGGTTCTAGTTACCATTATGGGCTAAACTTAACcccttttttgttttccttcttTGCCACGTAGAAGTACCATGTTTTTTAATACATTGTTTGTGATgagttgatatatatatattacaattaattgatatatattttattatttaataataatttattaatttaatataaagtgagtatatacattaaattaaataaaatttttctgTTCAAATAGTTGGCTGGAAACAGTAATTCCTCCATTCTATGTAAGTtgtaatttttcaataatttatttaaattaaaaaatatttaatagaattaattatatgaaaataaaataaaaataataattaaatatacatttgacatataaaaatactaaataattaaaaagaaattatttaaagaaaaggcTAACTTAATTATCTTCTACTAACAGTTGAATATCCCTGTTTCTAtttctgtatttatttattctttcgTTTTCttagggaaaaagaaaagaaaaaataaattaaaaacttggAATATAATTGGCAATCTTGCATTATTTGTAACTTTGCTAAGAAATATGTCTGTAATTATTACACGGATATTATGGAGCAATtggtattatatttatatatcaacatttcatttaattttcctCGTCATTTCTGATGCATGTGATGTGATGACTAACAGCCTAAAATAAGTCTTATAATTTAGCCGAAAACCATTTTTTTGATAGACATAGCTGAAGGGTTCGTTCCAGTCACGAACCCTAACTAATGGTTCTAGTTTATGAATGGattcaaaattgaaatttacTTTACTGTTGAATCTGAATTGGTTGTCCAGgccaatttaattctatatatttcatttcattaacaagtacatttttttaatcattgatAATTAGTAATTCTGTATATCTATTAGCAATTAATATTAGATTTCTAGCttccaaaaaaatttattgtaattgtaataaatattataaaaatataaattaaataattaataatttcaacatatttaaaaaattaaaatatttaaatgcttctgaaaatttaaattcaaattatatatgGTACAAAATATGATCAAACTTAATGAATCATAATCGTAACTCCGCGATAAGACGGGGCAAAGTGTTCTTTAGAATGACTAGGCGTAATGTCTTAACTGATATATTATACGGTCAACtctcttaatatttataaattaataattttaataaatattaaattaataataaatcagtTTCATTCCTcattagataattaataattatattattcaataaataataaatctaattattaattattaattattacagaATATGGTTAGAAAAAATGCTAAtctttttattgaaataaataattttataaatttatttttagatttaatatttatatgttcgattgaaataaaaatttatttaaaattcaaaagcattataattagtaaaataattatttaaaaaaaatagataaaatccCTAAATCGATTTCATATTAGTAAGATAATAtgtttaataagattaatttttttatttttatctcatatattttgtctttttagtttttttttcttattgtgaatcattttaaatatatacaatattaatttcatttcaaatatattatttaacacataaatagtgaatttatttataaatagaataaattttatctaaaaatatgttatttctaatttttattaacaataaatttagaattttagaagttatcaaatataaaaaaaattaaaaataaaattcttgtATGCATAccaccaaaaaagaaaataaatacaaattatatttttgttaaaagaaaataaagttatcatagaattaatttaaaatataacattttaatAGAGATCACTtattgaattgaaaattaagtatttaatttatgtattttttattttttattttatacaataatttataaaatatatgtgtaattttaaatacatcaatattttattattttgatggtttttttatcttttgttaattaataaattattactttttaagatttagtaattttttaatttattgaatatattaattataaaagatttagtttcattaaataataaataaaacattatttaagaaaatatatatttttaattatcccAGGCATTGAATTTTTTGACTGAGTATGATTGTCTGGAACATTAATGCTACTGTGTTTGGAAAGAGAAATGAGGGAGAGATGAAACAAAGAGAACAATTCAACTTTTCTTGAATAAAGGCTTAagtatactttattttttaaaacatattttatttttttatctttttactttaaaagttatatttttctttattattcatttttccttttattttattaataaaaaattaactaaaataaaatagaaaatatcattaaaatacatacatattttaatataaattaaaataaaaaaattaattatttttaatttaataaaaatatatttagagaaCATTGTTAGAAATGCTCTAAAGTAGCATTGATTTAGAGAACATATTCTTTCTAAGATACTAGCAAGAGATCGAGCCAAATAAGAATTCTTTCATTTGTAATTGCTCTCTTTCTTtatacaattatattttatccgtaaaaattaaaaaaattaaaggttaaaataatactattaaaaaatataatataatatagttatatattttaaaattatatttataaataatattatataaaaaattatttaaaataaaataaaatgttatgatttattagagttttatttataactgaggataaaaattatttttatacaaaattatttttaacgaGACATATAATCAGAGCAGGCGAAAGATTTCCTTTTCTATACATACCGATTGAGCTTGCGTGTCCAAATATTGTTGGCGATCACTTTCCAAAATTCAAAATGTTGGACACACCAATTATGAGAACAATTCATtgattaaaaggaaaaaacgttccaatttttaaaatccGCTCATTAATTATGCGGCATAATGCAGATCGGATGGCGATGTGACACGTACACCTGCTCGTCATGTCGTAAGTAACTGAGAGAAGAAAGCCCCACCAAtcaagaaatattatataaacgTCAAACTGTATGCTTACCACGTGGCTGACTCGCATTTACAACTGACTAGTGATGGGTTATCTACTACTTGTATTCTCATTTATTTACTGGGGGCTGTACACATGTggaagttttataattttttgtgatattttagtattgtaacaattatattattagattatatttaaatttattaatattactaataattttaaaatttgaataaaattcgATCACTGTATAATTAGTTTAtcagataaataataaaatatagagtttttaaattttatacaaatatttaaaatttattagaatttactaaaattaaaaggataaattataaaatcattttatttttttaattttttttctaaattctaaaaaaattgaaatggttaattttaaataaaatctaagttgataaagagtaaaatagtaatagaatcgcaattaa
Coding sequences within:
- the LOC8281237 gene encoding non-specific lipid-transfer protein 1, with the translated sequence MAGLKLVSLLLLCMVVAPMTTQAITCGQVASSLGPCLNYLKGAGGTAPSAACCNGVRGINSAAKTTADRQTACQCLKSAANGIPGLQPKLAESLPGNCNVNIPYKISLSTNCQSIK